From Apium graveolens cultivar Ventura chromosome 9, ASM990537v1, whole genome shotgun sequence, the proteins below share one genomic window:
- the LOC141684527 gene encoding protein FANTASTIC FOUR 3-like, with amino-acid sequence MSTAVCQGLQSCLEPRLVEPCVSRHKISPPMSMISQHFGEKQDNDYSRNEKNNKGCDDTNVESIKNCNKGGWNFIEALINPSYSTKEVADKNEEVYVHPLVKRSSSALSSKGLEMCTESLGCETGSDTSSDEISSFSWEREKMQFITDEYSSLNSNKLQQLNEFSSPSFNINRSNYRKFTRLNTSHCNFPPPLTSISGSDGVEVRPRREGGRLIINAVAVSSCRTYLEADRTNGRLRLSVLRECSVDCDCEMNKKAEVVCDKEGAEGALEHENVSKLADKEVDEDCWDEGIEGNNRKVSREFGEFPRPSMCNEMSNWGHLWVAIS; translated from the coding sequence ATGTCCACAGCAGTGTGTCAAGGTTTACAGTCATGTCTTGAGCCTCGGCTTGTTGAGCCTTGTGTTTCAAGGCACAAAATCTCGCCACCAATGTCGATGATATCCCAGCACTTTGGAGAGAAGCAAGACAATGACTATTCTCGTAATGAGAAAAACAACAAAGGTTGTGATGATACTAATGTCGAAAGTATCAAAAACTGTAACAAGGGTGGCTGGAACTTTATTGAAGCTTTGATTAACCCATCTTACAGTACTAAAGAAGTGGCTGACAAAAATGAGGAAGTGTATGTCCATCCACTTGTGAAGCGCTCTTCTTCAGCATTAAGCTCAAAAGGCTTGGAAATGTGCACCGAGAGCCTGGGATGTGAAACAGGAAGTGACACTAGCAGCGATGAAATCTCTTCTTTTTCATGGGAAAGAGAGAAAATGCAGTTCATAACTGATGAATACTCTTCACTTAACAGCAACAAATTACAGCAACTTAATGAGTTCTCCTCGCCTTCATTCAACATAAATAGATCCAATTATCGAAAATTCACCAGGCTAAACACTTCCCATTGTAATTTTCCTCCTCCCCTTACTTCAATAAGTGGCTCCGATGGTGTTGAAGTAAGGCCTCGTCGTGAAGGAGGACGTTTGATAATAAATGCAGTGGCAGTTTCTTCTTGTCGGACTTACTTGGAAGCTGACCGCACAAATGGTAGGCTTAGATTGTCTGTACTAAGGGAATGCTCGGTTGATTGCGACTGTGAGATGAACAAAAAGGCTGAAGTAGTCTGTGATAAAGAAGGTGCAGAAGGAGCTCTTGAACATGAAAATGTTAGTAAATTAGCTGATAAAGAAGTTGATGAAGATTGTTGGGATGAGGGCATTGAAGGAAATAACAGAAAAGTAAGCCGCGAATTTGGAGAGTTTCCTAGGCCAAGTATGTGCAACGAGATGTCTAACTGGGGACACTTGTGGGTTGCCATTTCTTGA